A stretch of Triticum aestivum cultivar Chinese Spring chromosome 1D, IWGSC CS RefSeq v2.1, whole genome shotgun sequence DNA encodes these proteins:
- the LOC123181934 gene encoding probable serine/threonine-protein kinase PBL7: MADAAAFSPSPPAPSPLAAADVAADALLAPWPLSPWPAPLRPGGDDGRSNPLFAILPLSALAIGLVLLVAVALILVLTRRAKLRLVGAGDSVDGDKPGAPASSCGSSVRGYQNGRCYAATGCIYGGRLGPLGLAVVQPRSRGAQVFTYRELERATDGFGEGNVLGRGAYGVVFRGRLGDGTPAAIKRLQLDPRRQGEREFRVEVDLLSRMHSPHLVGLLGYCADQSHRLLVFEFMPNGSLKGHLHPVIPAVDVAAGEQRDARPTLDWQTRLGIALDCARALEFLHEHTSPAVIHRDFNCSNVLLDHNYRARVSDFGTAKVGSNKANGQVVTRVLGTTGYLAPEYASTGKLTTKSDVYSYGVVLLELLTGRVPVDTQRPPGQHVLVSWALPRLTNRERLVQMVDPALKGQFAVKDLIQVAAIAAMCIQTKAEYRPLMTDVVQSLIPIVKKSPSMSCSSTPARPLQHVVYMSPAAGSNTS, from the exons ATGGCAGACGCGGCAGCGTTCAGTCCCTCGCCGCCGGCACCTtctccgctcgccgccgccgacgtcgcAGCCGACGCGCTCCTCGCGCCTTGGCCGCTGTCCCCGTGGCCGGCGCCCCTCCGGCCCGGCGGCGACGACGGCCGGTCGAACCCTCTCTTCGCGATACTGCCGCTTTCGGCGCTGGCGATAGGGCTGGTGCTGCTCGTGGCCGTGGCGCTCATCCTGGTGCTGACCCGCCGGGCGAAGCTCAGGCTGGTGGGTGCCGGCGACAGCGTGGACGGCGACAAGCCCGGCGCGCCGGCGTCCAGCTGCGGCAGCAGCGTCCGCGGCTACCAGAATGGCAGGTGCTACGCCGCCACAG GGTGCATATACGGCGGGCGGCTGGGCCCGCTGGGGCTGGCGGTGGTGCAGCCGCGGAGCCGGGGCGCGCAGGTGTTCACGTACCGGGAGCTGGAGCGCGCCACGGACGGGTTCGGCGAGGGCAACGTGCTGGGGCGGGGCGCGTACGGCGTCGTCTTCCGCGGCCGGCTCGGCGACGGCACCCCGGCCGCCATCAAGCGCCTGCAGCTCGACCCCCGGCGCCAGGGCGAGCGCGAGTTCCGCGTCGAG GTGGACCTGCTGAGCCGGATGCACTCGCCGCACCTGGTGGGCCTGCTGGGGTACTGCGCGGACCAGAGCCACCGGCTGCTGGTGTTCGAGTTCATGCCCAACGGCAGCCTCAAGGGCCACCTGCACCCCGTCATCCCCGCCGTCGACGTGGCCGCTGGGGAGCAGCGGGACGCGAGGCCGACGCTGGACTGGCAGACGCGGCTGGGCATCGCGCTGGACTGCGCCCGCGCGCTGGAGTTCCTCCACGAGCACACCTCCCCCGCCGTCATCCACCGCGACTTCAACTGCAGCAACGTCCTCCTCGACCACAACTACCGCGCCCGCGTCTCTGACTTTGGCACCGCCAAGGTCGGCTCCAACAAGGCCAACGGCCAGGTCGTCACCCGCGTCCTCGGCACCACCGGCTACCTCGCGCCAGA GTACGCGTCGACGGGGAAGCTGACGACCAAGTCGGACGTGTACAGCTACGGggtggtgctcctggagctgctGACGGGCCGGGTGCCGGTGGACACGCAGCGGCCGCCGGGACAGCACGTCCTGGTTTCATGG GCTCTTCCACGGCTGACGAACCGCGAGAGGCTCGTGCAGATGGTGGACCCGGCCCTGAAGGGCCAGTTCGCCGTCAAGGATCTCATCCAG GTGGCGGCGATCGCGGCGATGTGCATACAGACCAAGGCGGAGTACCGGCCGCTGATGACGGACGTGGTGCAGTCGCTCATCCCCATCGTGAAGAAGAGCCCCTCCATGTCCTGCTCCTCCACGCCGGCGAGGCCCCTGCAGCACGTCGTCTACATGAGCCCAGCCGCCGGCAGCAACACGTCCTAG